One stretch of Pandoraea oxalativorans DNA includes these proteins:
- a CDS encoding ABC transporter permease, which yields MQDKRNTVVAERVAWRWVRLHTALTLLFLVAPILAIVPLSFNAGSYFSYPMTGVSVRWYEQALTSPDWQRALLNSIGIGAASTLIATGLGTLAALGLSRSQFPLRSVIMPIIISPMIVPIVVVAAGFYLIFAPLGLVNSYPGVILAHAALGTPFVVITVTASLLSFDQSLLRAASGLGATPWATFRRVTLPLITPAVATGSVFAFATSFDEVIVILFIGGPDQKTVPRQMWSGIRDSIDPSILAVATMLIVFAVLLFASINWLRGRAAAASQALG from the coding sequence ATGCAGGACAAACGCAACACCGTGGTGGCCGAGCGCGTGGCGTGGCGTTGGGTGCGCCTGCACACGGCGCTCACGCTCCTCTTTCTGGTCGCGCCGATTCTCGCCATCGTGCCGCTGTCGTTTAACGCCGGCTCGTATTTCTCGTATCCGATGACGGGGGTTTCGGTGCGCTGGTACGAACAGGCGCTCACGAGTCCCGACTGGCAACGCGCGTTGCTCAACAGCATCGGCATCGGCGCGGCGTCGACGCTGATTGCCACGGGTCTCGGAACACTGGCTGCATTGGGCTTGAGCCGGTCGCAATTTCCCCTGCGCTCGGTCATCATGCCGATCATCATCTCGCCGATGATCGTGCCGATCGTCGTGGTGGCGGCCGGCTTCTATCTGATCTTCGCGCCGCTGGGTCTCGTGAACTCGTATCCGGGGGTCATTCTGGCGCACGCCGCGCTCGGCACGCCGTTCGTCGTCATTACCGTAACGGCCTCACTGCTGTCGTTTGACCAGAGCCTGCTGCGCGCGGCGTCCGGTCTGGGTGCGACGCCATGGGCCACATTCCGGCGCGTAACGCTCCCGCTCATCACGCCTGCGGTCGCGACCGGCAGTGTGTTCGCCTTTGCGACGTCGTTTGATGAAGTGATCGTGATCCTGTTCATCGGCGGACCGGATCAGAAGACCGTGCCGCGTCAGATGTGGAGCGGCATCCGCGATTCAATCGACCCGTCGATCCTCGCCGTCGCCACCATGCTTATCGTGTTCGCCGTGCTGCTGTTCGCCAGCATCAACTGGTTGCGGGGGCGCGCAGCGGCTGCAAGTCAGGCGTTGGGCTGA
- a CDS encoding ABC transporter permease, whose protein sequence is MPASPHARSPGNPGNHGTHPSAEGLATAAARQTYRRVQRHASMRALLLTLPLIVFLLSTFIAPIAMLLARSVQNHEMADGMPHLARALVAWDGNGVPGETTFALLAADLKQARESGQLGTVARRMNFAQPEFRSLLMRTARAVGDDTPAAWKPALIELDARWDSPETWRLLKRAATSPTPDYLLAGMDAQVIPQGTVASVPDNASVYREAFLRTISISATVTILCLILGYPVAWLLANLPEKQSHRLMLFVIVPFWTSLLVRTTAWYVLLQPGGVINSLLSMLGLTSHPVALIFNRTGVLIGMTHVLLPYMILAIYSVMKSVSPIYMRAAKSLGAHPFTAFVRIYIPQTLPGVGAGCFLVFVLALGYYITPSLLGGAGDEMISQLIAMQTNTQLNWGLAGALSAYLVIFTAVFYFIFNRIVGIDRLRFG, encoded by the coding sequence ATGCCCGCATCGCCTCACGCCCGCTCTCCCGGCAATCCCGGCAATCACGGCACGCACCCGAGTGCCGAAGGGCTCGCCACCGCTGCCGCCCGTCAGACGTACCGACGGGTGCAACGGCATGCGTCGATGCGGGCACTGCTGCTGACCTTGCCGTTGATCGTGTTCCTGCTCTCGACGTTTATCGCGCCGATTGCCATGCTGCTCGCACGCAGCGTGCAAAACCACGAGATGGCCGACGGCATGCCGCACCTTGCCCGCGCGCTGGTCGCGTGGGACGGTAACGGCGTGCCGGGCGAGACAACGTTCGCGTTGCTCGCCGCCGACCTGAAGCAAGCGCGTGAGAGCGGGCAGCTCGGCACCGTGGCTCGGCGCATGAACTTCGCGCAGCCGGAATTTCGCAGCCTGCTTATGCGCACGGCGCGTGCGGTCGGCGACGACACGCCCGCCGCATGGAAGCCCGCGCTGATCGAACTTGACGCCCGTTGGGATTCCCCCGAGACGTGGCGTCTGCTCAAACGGGCGGCAACGTCGCCAACGCCCGACTACCTGCTGGCAGGGATGGACGCGCAGGTCATCCCGCAAGGCACCGTCGCGTCGGTGCCCGATAACGCTTCGGTGTACCGGGAGGCGTTCCTGCGCACGATCTCGATCAGTGCGACCGTGACAATCCTCTGTCTCATCCTCGGCTATCCGGTCGCGTGGTTGCTCGCCAACCTGCCCGAGAAGCAGAGCCATCGCCTGATGCTATTCGTGATCGTGCCGTTCTGGACATCGCTGCTGGTGCGCACGACCGCGTGGTACGTGCTGCTGCAACCGGGCGGCGTCATCAACAGCCTGCTGTCGATGCTAGGGCTGACGTCTCACCCCGTCGCGCTGATCTTCAACCGTACCGGTGTTTTAATCGGCATGACGCACGTGCTGCTGCCCTACATGATTCTGGCGATCTATTCGGTGATGAAGAGCGTATCGCCCATCTACATGCGCGCGGCGAAGTCGCTGGGCGCGCATCCGTTCACGGCGTTCGTGCGCATCTACATTCCGCAGACGTTGCCGGGTGTCGGTGCCGGGTGCTTCCTCGTCTTCGTGCTCGCACTGGGCTACTACATCACACCGTCGTTGCTCGGCGGCGCAGGTGACGAGATGATCAGCCAGCTCATCGCCATGCAGACCAATACGCAGCTCAACTGGGGCCTCGCAGGTGCGCTCTCGGCGTATCTGGTGATCTTCACCGCGGTCTTTTACTTCATCTTCAACCGCATCGTCGGCATCGACCGGCTGCGCTTCGGCTGA
- a CDS encoding ABC transporter substrate-binding protein, translating into MRTSLKLHCASLAVLAFATSASHAAETLNVVTFGGAFEAAAKKAWFEPFTQASGVTFATESYDGGLAKLSAMEQAKNTTWDLIDMETNDAITACDEGLLKKFDKKTLGKTSDFISGSISECAVASMVWSTIYAYDASKLKAAPTSVNDFFDLQKFPGKRGLRKSPKVTMEWALIADGVDPKDVYKVLATPAGVDRAFKKLDTIKKNIVWWESGAQAPQLLADGAVAMVQAYNGRIDDAAKKDKKPFKAVWDAQVYDFEWWGVPAGAKHADAAAKFIVSQAQPKASADLSKYIAYAPPRKDAIQYVDKQRLADMPTAPENFKRAVQINANFWADNADAINKRFQVWLTQ; encoded by the coding sequence ATGCGCACTTCTCTCAAACTGCACTGTGCCTCCCTCGCCGTTCTGGCCTTCGCCACGTCGGCCTCGCACGCGGCGGAAACTCTCAATGTCGTGACCTTCGGCGGGGCCTTCGAAGCGGCCGCAAAGAAGGCGTGGTTCGAGCCGTTCACGCAGGCCTCGGGCGTGACGTTCGCGACCGAGTCGTATGACGGCGGTCTCGCCAAACTCTCCGCAATGGAGCAGGCAAAGAACACGACATGGGATCTGATCGACATGGAGACCAACGACGCCATCACCGCTTGCGACGAGGGTCTGCTCAAGAAATTCGACAAGAAGACGCTCGGCAAGACCAGCGACTTCATCTCCGGCTCGATTAGCGAATGCGCGGTCGCGAGCATGGTGTGGTCGACGATCTACGCTTACGACGCAAGCAAGCTCAAAGCCGCGCCGACGAGCGTCAACGACTTCTTCGACTTGCAGAAATTCCCGGGCAAGCGCGGTCTGCGCAAGTCGCCGAAAGTCACGATGGAATGGGCGCTGATCGCCGACGGCGTCGATCCGAAAGACGTGTACAAGGTGCTCGCTACCCCCGCTGGCGTCGACCGTGCGTTCAAGAAACTCGACACCATCAAGAAAAACATCGTGTGGTGGGAGTCAGGTGCGCAGGCCCCGCAGTTGCTCGCCGACGGCGCGGTGGCGATGGTGCAGGCCTACAACGGCCGTATCGACGACGCAGCCAAGAAAGACAAGAAGCCGTTCAAGGCCGTGTGGGACGCACAGGTCTACGACTTCGAATGGTGGGGTGTGCCCGCAGGGGCGAAACATGCCGACGCCGCCGCGAAATTCATTGTCTCGCAAGCGCAGCCGAAGGCGTCTGCCGATCTGTCGAAGTACATCGCATACGCGCCACCGCGCAAGGACGCCATTCAGTACGTCGACAAGCAGCGTCTGGCCGATATGCCGACCGCGCCGGAGAACTTCAAGCGCGCCGTGCAGATCAACGCGAACTTCTGGGCCGATAACGCCGACGCGATCAACAAGCGCTTTCAGGTGTGGCTCACGCAATAA
- a CDS encoding DUF1028 domain-containing protein produces MTFSIVGRCEHTGQLGIALSSSSIAVGARCPWVRAKVGVVATQNVTLPALGPDILERLAQSNADPHSALNDALAQSEWHEYRQVTVIDAQGRTAFFSGQQTLGIYRAVAGRQCVAAGNMLSRPDVIASMVPAFENATGALADRLLAAMHAAMAAGGEAGPVHSAALKIAGDPSWPIVDLRVDWADDDPIGQLDGLWRAYAPQMQDYVTRALNPIAAPSYGVPGDE; encoded by the coding sequence ATGACTTTTTCCATCGTCGGTCGCTGCGAGCACACCGGGCAACTGGGCATCGCCCTCAGTTCGTCGAGCATCGCCGTCGGGGCACGTTGCCCGTGGGTGCGCGCGAAGGTGGGTGTCGTGGCCACGCAAAACGTCACGTTACCGGCACTCGGCCCGGACATTCTCGAACGTCTCGCGCAGAGCAATGCAGACCCGCATTCGGCATTGAACGACGCGCTTGCACAGAGCGAATGGCACGAATACCGGCAAGTGACGGTGATCGACGCGCAAGGGCGCACCGCGTTCTTCAGCGGTCAGCAAACGCTTGGCATCTATCGCGCGGTGGCGGGGCGGCAATGCGTCGCCGCCGGGAACATGCTGAGCCGCCCCGACGTGATTGCGTCGATGGTGCCCGCTTTCGAGAATGCGACGGGGGCGCTCGCAGACCGGCTGCTCGCGGCGATGCATGCGGCGATGGCCGCAGGTGGCGAAGCGGGACCGGTGCATTCGGCGGCGCTCAAGATTGCAGGCGATCCGAGCTGGCCGATCGTCGATCTGCGAGTCGATTGGGCGGACGACGACCCCATCGGTCAGCTTGACGGTCTCTGGCGCGCCTATGCGCCGCAAATGCAGGACTACGTGACGCGTGCCTTGAATCCAATCGCCGCGCCGAGCTACGGGGTGCCGGGCGATGAATGA
- a CDS encoding ABC transporter ATP-binding protein: MSNHSFISFSGVSKSYDGVHAVVDDLNLDVRRGEFLSLLGPSGSGKTTTLMMLAGFESPTHGEIRLDGQRLDDKPPHRRDIGMVFQNYALFPHLTIAQNVAFPLSVRRVGRAEQNARVKRALEMIELSHLASRRPAQLSGGQQQRVALARALVFEPSVVLMDEPLGALDKRLRETMQYEIMRLHRELSLTIVYVTHDQAEALTMSDRVAVFSDGRIQQAASPNELYENAQNAFVANFVGENNGLTGRVVRADDGWATLALADGSLIRERCEIGLQTGDAAILALRPERAHIPGPAGVPAEDAHNVVRARVDELVYCGDHHRVHLALGSRDAIVVKVPNTQRHALPGPGDTIDVAWRHDDCKILAASAPQATPAPASPDAPAPSLILTAPAGAN, encoded by the coding sequence ATGTCGAACCACTCCTTCATTTCGTTCTCGGGCGTGAGCAAGTCGTATGACGGCGTGCACGCGGTCGTCGACGACCTGAACCTCGATGTGCGCCGCGGAGAGTTCCTGTCGCTGCTCGGCCCGTCCGGCTCGGGCAAGACGACCACGCTCATGATGCTCGCGGGTTTCGAGTCGCCCACGCACGGCGAGATTCGTCTGGACGGCCAAAGGCTGGACGACAAGCCGCCGCACCGGCGCGATATCGGCATGGTGTTCCAGAACTACGCACTGTTCCCCCATCTCACGATTGCGCAGAACGTCGCCTTCCCGCTGTCCGTGCGACGTGTCGGTCGCGCCGAGCAGAACGCCCGCGTGAAGCGCGCGCTGGAGATGATCGAACTCTCGCATCTGGCCAGTCGACGTCCCGCACAACTCTCCGGCGGTCAGCAGCAACGCGTGGCGCTCGCCCGCGCGCTCGTGTTCGAGCCGAGTGTGGTGCTGATGGACGAACCGCTGGGTGCGCTCGACAAGCGGCTGCGCGAGACGATGCAGTACGAGATCATGCGGCTGCATCGCGAACTGTCGCTGACGATCGTGTACGTGACGCACGATCAGGCCGAAGCGCTGACGATGTCGGACCGCGTCGCGGTGTTTTCGGATGGACGCATTCAGCAAGCCGCGTCGCCGAACGAACTCTACGAAAACGCGCAGAACGCGTTCGTGGCGAACTTCGTCGGGGAGAACAACGGATTGACCGGACGTGTGGTGCGCGCCGACGACGGCTGGGCCACGCTGGCACTGGCCGACGGCAGCCTCATTCGCGAACGCTGTGAGATCGGCCTGCAAACGGGCGACGCCGCCATACTCGCGCTGCGTCCGGAGCGCGCGCACATTCCCGGACCGGCCGGTGTGCCTGCCGAAGACGCCCACAATGTCGTTCGCGCCCGCGTCGACGAACTCGTCTACTGCGGCGATCACCATCGCGTGCATCTCGCGCTCGGCTCGCGCGACGCCATCGTCGTGAAAGTCCCCAACACGCAGCGTCACGCACTTCCCGGCCCGGGCGACACCATCGATGTCGCGTGGCGTCATGACGACTGCAAGATTCTCGCCGCAAGCGCCCCGCAAGCGACACCGGCCCCCGCTTCTCCCGACGCACCCGCCCCTTCCCTGATCCTGACTGCACCTGCTGGAGCCAACTGA
- a CDS encoding LysR family transcriptional regulator produces MDNQPLRYSLRQLRYFVVTAEVLSFTAAAKRLHISQPSISTALADLEVSFGVQLFIRHHASGLSLTQAGRELLGQARNLLKTAEELQMAAKEMDGGMTGSIALGCLASLAPPLMPGLISQFTQKHSGIAFRTVEAHQDGLLRGLHDGSLDIVLTYSLDLSDDIAFTPLLSLPPYAILPRTHRLARARKVSLADLQTEPYVMLDLPHSREYFAALFDAVGTRPVPAFRSSQPEVVRGMVANGLGYSLLNFPLKSTRTVDGEEFVIKRFKDNVNALTLGVAQSRTMKPRRVVERFAAFCEHYIRRLQLTAQ; encoded by the coding sequence ATGGACAACCAGCCGCTGCGTTATTCGTTACGCCAACTGCGCTATTTCGTCGTGACGGCGGAGGTGCTGTCGTTCACCGCCGCCGCGAAACGCCTGCATATCTCGCAGCCGTCCATTTCCACGGCGCTCGCCGATCTCGAAGTGTCGTTCGGGGTGCAGTTGTTCATCCGGCATCACGCCAGTGGCCTGTCGCTCACGCAGGCCGGACGCGAGCTGCTCGGGCAGGCGCGCAACCTGCTCAAGACTGCGGAAGAGCTGCAAATGGCCGCCAAGGAGATGGATGGCGGCATGACCGGCTCGATTGCGCTGGGGTGTCTCGCGTCTCTCGCCCCGCCTTTGATGCCCGGTCTCATCAGCCAATTCACGCAGAAGCATTCGGGCATAGCGTTTCGTACCGTTGAAGCGCATCAGGACGGTCTGCTGCGCGGCCTGCACGACGGCTCGCTCGATATCGTGCTCACTTACAGCCTCGATCTGAGCGACGACATTGCGTTCACACCACTGCTCTCGCTGCCGCCGTACGCGATCCTGCCCCGCACCCATCGCCTCGCACGCGCGCGCAAGGTGTCGCTCGCCGACTTGCAGACGGAGCCTTACGTGATGCTCGATCTGCCGCACAGCCGCGAGTATTTCGCCGCGCTCTTCGATGCCGTCGGCACGCGTCCCGTGCCGGCGTTCCGCTCGTCGCAGCCGGAAGTCGTGCGCGGGATGGTGGCGAACGGGCTGGGGTACAGCCTGCTCAATTTCCCGCTCAAATCGACGCGCACCGTCGACGGCGAGGAGTTCGTCATCAAACGCTTCAAGGACAACGTGAACGCTCTCACGCTGGGCGTGGCGCAGTCGCGCACGATGAAACCACGTCGGGTGGTAGAGCGCTTCGCGGCGTTCTGCGAGCACTACATCCGACGGTTGCAACTCACCGCGCAATAG
- a CDS encoding RidA family protein encodes MTQPTHIRIRMFNTKDTYPNQSLDNDLCQAVRAGNTVYVRGQIGTDFDGNLIGLGDPRAQAEQAMKNVKQLLEEAGSDLSHVVKTTTYLTDVRYREPVYREVGKWLKGVFPISTGLTVVALGQPEWLMEIDVIAVIPEGWVSRNA; translated from the coding sequence ATGACACAACCGACGCACATCCGTATCCGTATGTTCAACACCAAGGATACGTATCCGAATCAGTCGCTCGATAACGATCTCTGTCAGGCCGTGAGGGCCGGGAACACCGTGTACGTGCGCGGCCAGATCGGCACCGACTTCGACGGCAATCTCATTGGCCTGGGCGATCCGCGCGCGCAGGCCGAGCAGGCGATGAAGAACGTCAAGCAATTGCTCGAAGAGGCAGGCAGCGACCTGTCGCACGTGGTGAAGACGACGACCTATCTGACGGACGTTCGTTATCGCGAGCCGGTCTATCGTGAAGTCGGCAAATGGCTCAAGGGCGTATTTCCCATCTCCACAGGATTGACCGTGGTGGCGCTCGGCCAGCCCGAGTGGTTGATGGAAATCGACGTAATCGCCGTGATCCCCGAAGGTTGGGTGTCGCGCAACGCCTGA
- a CDS encoding SRPBCC family protein has protein sequence MADQTGTIAGQTLIDALRTGGERSFDDARAMPPDVYTSPEFLACEQRDLFAKEWQCVGRASILAEPGDYLTAQIGDQPVVVVRDEQGQLKAMSNVCLHRMSVLLEGRGNIRRIVCPYHAWNYGLDGQLKGAPMMDEQAGFCKESYRLPAIRCEQWQGWIYVTLDTDALPVDRQLAELTELIAPYGMTDYIETFYEEHVWDTNWKILAENFMESYHLPMLHRATVGPHSKLEEMECPPGRAAFNYHWITKEASLPIGNAHPDNTRLEGHWRKTTALLAIYPTHLVTLTPGYFWYLVLQPQGVGRVHIRFGGGLAPEFVADPQASAYMASLKTLLDDVNAEDRRGVEAVFRGVHAPLAKPGHLSRLERPNYDFARYLAARLAQP, from the coding sequence ATGGCTGACCAGACAGGGACGATCGCAGGGCAAACGCTCATCGACGCACTGCGTACCGGTGGCGAACGCTCATTCGACGATGCACGGGCGATGCCGCCGGACGTGTATACGTCACCCGAATTTCTCGCTTGCGAGCAACGCGACCTCTTCGCGAAGGAATGGCAGTGCGTGGGACGCGCCAGCATTCTCGCCGAGCCCGGCGACTATCTCACCGCACAAATCGGCGATCAGCCGGTCGTGGTCGTGCGCGACGAGCAAGGCCAACTGAAGGCGATGTCCAACGTGTGCCTGCATCGCATGTCGGTCCTGCTCGAAGGACGCGGCAATATCCGTCGCATCGTCTGCCCGTATCACGCATGGAACTACGGGCTCGACGGCCAGTTGAAAGGCGCGCCGATGATGGACGAGCAAGCGGGCTTCTGCAAGGAAAGCTACCGCCTGCCCGCGATCCGATGCGAGCAATGGCAAGGCTGGATCTACGTCACGCTCGACACCGACGCCCTGCCCGTCGACCGGCAACTCGCCGAGCTGACCGAACTGATCGCGCCTTACGGCATGACCGACTACATCGAAACTTTCTATGAAGAGCATGTCTGGGACACCAACTGGAAAATCCTGGCCGAGAACTTCATGGAGAGTTATCACCTGCCGATGCTGCACCGCGCCACGGTAGGCCCACATTCGAAGCTCGAAGAGATGGAATGCCCGCCGGGGCGCGCGGCGTTCAATTACCACTGGATCACCAAGGAAGCGAGTCTGCCGATCGGCAATGCGCATCCGGATAACACGCGCCTCGAAGGACATTGGCGCAAGACGACGGCACTGCTCGCGATCTATCCGACGCATCTCGTCACGCTCACCCCAGGCTACTTCTGGTATCTCGTGCTTCAGCCGCAAGGCGTCGGTCGCGTGCACATTCGCTTCGGCGGTGGCCTGGCGCCCGAGTTCGTCGCCGACCCGCAGGCAAGCGCCTACATGGCGTCGCTCAAGACCCTGCTCGACGACGTCAACGCCGAAGACCGGCGCGGCGTGGAAGCGGTGTTCCGTGGTGTACACGCGCCGCTGGCGAAGCCGGGGCATCTCAGCCGGCTGGAACGCCCGAACTACGACTTCGCCCGCTATCTGGCTGCCAGGCTGGCGCAGCCCTAA
- the argE gene encoding acetylornithine deacetylase: MNEVSSRALLDKLIGFATVSRDSNLALIEFIRDYLAQHGVQSELFYNEERTKANLFATIGPQDRGGIVLSGHTDVVPVDGQAWTVEPFQLTEIDARLYGRGTADMKGFIASVLAAVPDFVGRALQIPVHLAFSYDEEIGCLGVRPMLAELAKRAHKPVLCLIGEPTELKPVLGHKGKLAMRCCVKGAPCHSAYAPYGVNAIQYAARLIHRLEVIGDQLADPEYHDARFDPPYSTVQTGVIKGGRALNIVPAECEFDFEVRALPGFDATQVADELQRYADADLLPKMRAVKADTEIRLVPLSAYPGLATPPESDAARLLAWLSGSDAFGTVAFGTEGGLFDEVGIPTVVCGPGSMDQGHKPDEFVSVAQLNDCDAMLRRLADHLQNAR; this comes from the coding sequence ATGAATGAGGTCTCAAGCCGGGCGCTGCTCGATAAGCTGATCGGATTTGCGACCGTCAGCCGGGACTCCAATCTCGCGCTGATCGAGTTCATTCGCGATTACCTTGCCCAGCACGGGGTGCAAAGCGAGTTGTTCTACAACGAGGAACGTACCAAGGCGAATCTCTTCGCGACGATCGGCCCGCAGGATCGCGGGGGCATCGTGCTCTCGGGGCACACGGACGTCGTTCCCGTCGATGGTCAGGCGTGGACGGTCGAGCCGTTTCAGCTGACGGAAATCGACGCTCGCCTGTACGGCCGTGGTACTGCTGACATGAAAGGATTCATCGCGTCGGTCCTCGCGGCGGTGCCGGACTTCGTCGGCCGGGCGTTGCAGATCCCCGTGCATCTGGCGTTTTCGTACGACGAGGAGATCGGCTGTCTGGGCGTGCGTCCGATGCTCGCCGAGCTGGCGAAGCGGGCGCACAAGCCGGTCCTTTGCCTGATCGGCGAGCCGACCGAACTCAAGCCGGTGCTTGGCCATAAGGGCAAGCTGGCGATGCGATGCTGCGTGAAGGGCGCGCCGTGTCATTCCGCGTATGCACCGTATGGCGTCAACGCCATCCAGTACGCGGCGCGGCTGATCCATCGTCTGGAAGTGATCGGCGATCAACTGGCCGATCCGGAATATCACGATGCCCGCTTCGATCCGCCGTACTCGACCGTGCAGACGGGCGTCATCAAAGGCGGACGTGCATTGAATATCGTGCCCGCAGAATGCGAGTTCGACTTCGAGGTACGGGCGTTGCCGGGCTTCGACGCCACGCAGGTGGCCGACGAACTTCAGCGTTACGCCGACGCGGATCTGTTGCCGAAGATGCGCGCGGTCAAAGCGGACACCGAGATTCGTCTCGTGCCGCTATCCGCCTATCCTGGGCTCGCGACACCGCCTGAGAGCGACGCCGCCCGCTTGTTGGCGTGGCTCAGCGGATCCGACGCGTTCGGCACTGTCGCCTTCGGCACCGAAGGCGGGCTGTTCGACGAGGTGGGCATCCCGACCGTCGTGTGCGGGCCGGGCAGTATGGATCAGGGGCACAAGCCCGACGAGTTCGTCAGCGTTGCGCAACTGAACGACTGCGACGCGATGCTGCGGCGTCTGGCCGATCATCTGCAAAACGCGCGCTGA
- a CDS encoding flavin-containing monooxygenase: MTVQTPSIDTLVVGAGQAGVAMSEHLSKQGVPHLVLERSRIAERWRTGRWDSLVANGPAWHDRFPGLTFASVDPDGFASKEQVADYFVDYARKIEAPIRTGVEVLSVVRNVGRPGFTVQTSDGTYDALRVVVATGPFQRPVIPAIAPTDTPLTQVHSADYRNPEQLPPGNVLVVGAGSSGVQIADELQRAGRQVYLSVGPHDRPPRGYRGRDFCWWLGVLGEWDAEVMRPGKEHVTIAVSGARGGHTVDFRRLAHQGVILTGLTQSFEGGVARFQPDLVENIARGDENYLSLLDAADAYAARNGLELPEEPEARIIPADPACLTEPLSELDLTKANVTTILWATGYALDFRWLQVDAFDANGKPKHQRGVSKEPGVYFLGLPWLSRRGSSFIWGVWHDARHVAEHIATQRKYLAYYDTPTN, from the coding sequence ATGACAGTGCAAACCCCGTCAATCGATACGCTCGTCGTCGGTGCCGGTCAGGCCGGTGTGGCGATGAGCGAGCACCTGAGCAAGCAAGGGGTGCCACATCTCGTGCTGGAGCGCTCGCGCATTGCCGAGCGCTGGCGCACCGGACGCTGGGATTCGCTCGTCGCTAACGGTCCCGCATGGCATGACCGCTTCCCCGGCCTGACGTTCGCAAGCGTCGATCCGGATGGCTTCGCGTCGAAAGAGCAGGTCGCGGATTATTTCGTGGATTACGCGCGCAAGATCGAAGCGCCGATCCGCACGGGCGTCGAGGTGCTGAGCGTGGTCCGCAACGTTGGCAGACCCGGCTTCACTGTGCAGACGTCGGACGGCACCTATGATGCGCTGCGCGTGGTGGTGGCGACCGGGCCGTTCCAGCGCCCGGTAATTCCGGCCATCGCCCCGACGGACACGCCGCTCACACAGGTGCACTCAGCCGATTACCGCAATCCCGAACAACTGCCGCCGGGCAATGTGCTGGTCGTCGGTGCGGGGTCGTCGGGGGTGCAGATTGCCGACGAGTTGCAGCGCGCAGGACGTCAGGTTTATTTGTCGGTCGGTCCGCACGACCGTCCGCCGCGCGGGTATCGCGGGCGCGATTTCTGCTGGTGGCTGGGCGTGCTTGGTGAGTGGGATGCCGAGGTCATGCGTCCCGGCAAGGAGCATGTGACGATTGCCGTGAGCGGCGCGCGTGGCGGACATACGGTCGACTTCCGGCGTCTCGCGCATCAGGGCGTGATTCTCACCGGCCTGACGCAATCGTTCGAAGGCGGCGTCGCCCGCTTCCAGCCGGATCTCGTGGAGAACATCGCGCGCGGCGACGAGAACTACCTGTCGCTGCTCGACGCGGCCGACGCTTACGCCGCGCGCAACGGCCTCGAACTTCCCGAAGAGCCCGAAGCCCGCATCATTCCCGCCGATCCCGCGTGTCTCACCGAACCGCTATCCGAACTGGATCTGACGAAGGCGAATGTGACGACGATCCTCTGGGCCACGGGGTATGCGCTCGACTTCCGCTGGCTGCAAGTCGATGCCTTCGATGCGAACGGCAAACCCAAACATCAGCGCGGTGTCTCGAAGGAGCCCGGCGTGTACTTCCTCGGTTTGCCGTGGCTCTCACGTCGCGGCTCGTCCTTCATCTGGGGCGTATGGCACGACGCCCGACACGTGGCCGAACACATCGCCACGCAGCGCAAATATCTCGCTTACTACGACACGCCGACGAACTGA
- a CDS encoding DoxX family protein: MERYKFLPLLGRILLGAPFLMSGLSKLGAYTATVGYITAVGLPAPSLAYLVSVIVEVGGGLLLLSGYRVRPMALILALFSLATAVFFHRNLADQNQMIHFLKNAMMAGGLLQIAYFGAGAFSLDSLRKAASLRASMSSTS; this comes from the coding sequence ATGGAACGCTACAAATTTCTTCCGTTGCTCGGCCGCATTCTGCTGGGTGCTCCCTTTCTGATGAGCGGTTTGAGCAAGCTCGGCGCTTACACGGCGACGGTCGGTTACATCACGGCAGTCGGCCTGCCCGCACCGTCGCTCGCTTACCTCGTCTCGGTGATCGTGGAAGTCGGTGGCGGTTTGCTGCTGTTGTCCGGTTATCGCGTTCGCCCGATGGCACTGATCCTCGCCCTCTTCTCGCTAGCGACTGCCGTATTCTTTCACCGCAACTTGGCCGACCAGAATCAGATGATTCACTTTCTCAAGAACGCAATGATGGCTGGCGGGCTGCTTCAAATTGCATACTTCGGTGCGGGTGCGTTTAGTCTGGACTCGCTGCGCAAAGCCGCGAGTCTGCGCGCATCGATGTCGAGCACATCATGA